A window from Methylocystis sp. MJC1 encodes these proteins:
- a CDS encoding alpha/beta fold hydrolase — protein MAWDIWTRNPFAWPLLTMEIWRRALEAAAFPAPAEGVGPEWCTPNRLLLELNGLRLWDFSISDAGAPVLIVAPYALHDAQLADLAPGHSIVQALLQNGCERLYLAEWKSATSETRLVGIDAQLAALNVAVDDIGAPVDLIGPCQGGWFSLVYAARFPHKVRRIVVAGAPIDLQAACSALSEPVEKTTNHVIDRLIESGGGIVRGEQMAPLWPREDCEERRLVDSLQLAPPWSSPPEQAAVVAFQHWDKRVVDLPGPYYREVFCRLFRENLLARGAFPALGKAVNICALDKPLFLLVGEHDTIAPPGQALAGADLVAGAVKTAIAPCGHLALFMGRSTIVNEWPRIASWLVEE, from the coding sequence ATGGCCTGGGACATATGGACGCGAAATCCTTTCGCTTGGCCGCTCTTGACGATGGAGATATGGCGCCGCGCGCTGGAAGCGGCCGCTTTTCCGGCGCCGGCGGAGGGCGTGGGACCCGAATGGTGCACGCCCAACAGGCTTTTGCTCGAGCTCAACGGGCTTCGTCTGTGGGATTTTTCGATCTCGGACGCAGGCGCGCCCGTTCTTATCGTCGCGCCTTATGCGCTTCATGACGCCCAGCTTGCGGATCTCGCGCCGGGACACAGCATTGTTCAAGCTTTGCTGCAAAATGGCTGCGAAAGGCTATATCTCGCCGAATGGAAGTCGGCCACTTCCGAAACGCGGCTCGTCGGCATCGACGCGCAGCTTGCGGCGCTGAATGTCGCGGTCGACGACATCGGCGCGCCAGTCGATCTCATCGGCCCGTGTCAGGGCGGCTGGTTTTCCCTCGTCTATGCTGCACGCTTTCCCCATAAAGTCCGCCGCATCGTGGTCGCGGGCGCGCCGATCGATTTGCAGGCCGCATGCTCGGCTCTGTCCGAGCCTGTCGAAAAAACGACCAACCATGTGATAGATCGGCTGATCGAGAGCGGCGGCGGCATTGTGAGAGGCGAGCAGATGGCGCCGCTCTGGCCTCGAGAGGATTGCGAGGAGAGGCGGCTTGTCGACTCGCTGCAGCTCGCGCCGCCTTGGTCGTCGCCTCCCGAACAGGCCGCCGTCGTCGCCTTTCAGCATTGGGACAAGCGCGTCGTCGATCTGCCGGGGCCCTACTACCGCGAAGTGTTTTGCCGCTTATTCCGTGAGAATCTGCTGGCGCGGGGCGCCTTTCCGGCCTTGGGAAAAGCGGTGAATATTTGCGCGCTCGACAAGCCGCTATTTTTGCTCGTCGGCGAGCATGACACAATCGCGCCGCCGGGGCAGGCTTTGGCGGGGGCGGATCTTGTCGCCGGCGCGGTGAAAACGGCGATCGCGCCATGCGGCCATCTTGCGCTCTTTATGGGGCGCAGCACGATCGTCAATGAATGGCCGCGCATCGCCTCCTGGCTCGTGGAGGAATAG
- a CDS encoding PHA/PHB synthase family protein: protein MNQPVKKHSVDVPRALERRAPPPLTSLMRPQSFETVDRVAQATVARFTQGISPHAQISAWIDWAAHLTQSPGRQLELTMEAFSSAARLAHFGMHNLVSDKAERPFAPEPSDRRFNDPAWSAFPYLFFEQAFLSQQQWWRKATRELRGMRPNNAARVSFLATKYLDVFSPSNFPWLNPLVMDLTQREGGANLLRGLEYFVQDFLDVATQSGDGDNGYEIGKDVAATPGEVIFRNHLMELIQYQPATENVAAEPILIVPAWIMKYYVLDLAAHHSLVRYLVERGFTVFMISWRNPTAKDRDIELDDYRTFGVMEAIEIVNAVLPERKIHAAGYCLGGTLLSIAAATMARDGDDRLASVTLLASQTDFSEPGDLMLFVDAAQVAFLEDMMWDQGYLDTYQMSGVFMALRSNELFWARAIQEYFLGEREHATDLMAWSADQTRMPYLMHSQYLRGLFLENRLTAGRYAVNDDVIALKDISVPMFVVGTETDHISPWRSVYKIHLFTDNDLTFALTNGGHNAGIVSEPGHEGRRYHLAVRARNDRYVSADHWRERAKLFEGSWWPAWASWLERQSGKERAAPPQMGAPEKGFVPLEPAPGRYIHQH from the coding sequence ATGAACCAGCCTGTCAAAAAGCACAGTGTGGACGTCCCTCGCGCTCTCGAACGCCGCGCGCCGCCGCCGCTCACGTCGTTGATGCGGCCGCAATCCTTCGAGACCGTCGACCGCGTCGCGCAGGCGACGGTCGCGCGATTCACCCAGGGCATTTCGCCGCACGCCCAAATATCGGCCTGGATAGATTGGGCGGCGCATCTCACACAATCGCCGGGGCGCCAGCTCGAGCTGACGATGGAGGCCTTTTCTTCGGCTGCGCGGCTTGCTCATTTCGGCATGCATAATCTCGTCAGCGACAAGGCGGAGCGGCCCTTTGCGCCCGAGCCTTCCGACAGGCGCTTCAACGATCCCGCCTGGTCGGCTTTTCCTTATCTCTTCTTCGAGCAGGCGTTTCTGTCGCAGCAGCAATGGTGGCGGAAGGCGACGCGGGAGCTGCGCGGCATGCGGCCGAACAACGCCGCGCGCGTCTCTTTTCTCGCGACCAAATATCTCGACGTCTTTTCGCCCTCGAACTTCCCATGGCTCAATCCCCTCGTCATGGATCTGACGCAGCGGGAAGGCGGCGCGAATTTGCTGCGCGGCCTTGAATATTTCGTCCAGGATTTTCTCGACGTTGCGACCCAATCCGGCGATGGCGATAATGGCTATGAAATCGGCAAGGATGTCGCGGCGACGCCGGGCGAGGTGATCTTCCGCAACCATCTTATGGAGCTGATCCAATATCAGCCTGCTACCGAAAATGTTGCGGCCGAGCCTATCCTGATCGTTCCCGCCTGGATCATGAAATATTATGTGCTCGACCTTGCCGCGCATCATTCGCTTGTGCGCTATCTGGTCGAGCGCGGATTCACCGTATTCATGATCTCCTGGCGCAATCCGACGGCAAAGGATCGCGATATCGAACTCGACGACTATCGCACCTTCGGCGTCATGGAAGCGATCGAAATCGTCAACGCCGTCTTGCCCGAACGTAAGATCCATGCAGCAGGCTATTGCCTCGGCGGAACGCTCCTCTCGATCGCTGCGGCGACGATGGCGCGCGATGGCGACGATCGGCTCGCCTCGGTGACGCTCCTCGCCTCCCAGACGGACTTCAGCGAGCCCGGCGATCTCATGCTCTTCGTCGATGCGGCGCAGGTCGCCTTTCTCGAAGACATGATGTGGGATCAAGGCTATCTCGACACCTATCAAATGTCGGGCGTCTTCATGGCGCTGCGCTCCAACGAACTCTTCTGGGCGCGGGCGATACAGGAGTATTTTTTAGGCGAGAGAGAGCACGCCACGGATCTGATGGCCTGGAGCGCGGATCAGACGCGCATGCCCTACCTCATGCATTCGCAATATCTGCGCGGTCTCTTTCTGGAAAACAGGCTGACCGCCGGGCGCTATGCGGTCAATGACGATGTGATCGCCCTGAAGGATATTTCGGTTCCCATGTTCGTTGTCGGCACTGAAACCGACCACATCTCCCCATGGCGCTCGGTCTATAAGATTCATCTCTTCACCGATAACGACCTCACTTTCGCGCTCACCAATGGCGGACACAATGCCGGCATTGTTTCGGAGCCCGGTCACGAGGGCCGGCGCTATCATCTCGCCGTGCGCGCACGAAACGACCGCTACGTCAGCGCTGACCATTGGCGCGAACGCGCCAAGCTCTTCGAAGGCTCATGGTGGCCGGCCTGGGCGTCATGGCTGGAGCGTCAGAGCGGCAAAGAGCGCGCCGCGCCGCCCCAGATGGGCGCGCCGGAGAAAGGCTTCGTGCCGCTTGAACCCGCGCCTGGCAGATATATTCATCAGCACTGA
- a CDS encoding DUF1217 domain-containing protein produces the protein MSTISTYRQISSNLSKWQAIEAKKPEVSVATKYFQDNIGKVKSAQDLINNPRLFNYAMTAFGLGDRTYAKGLMKQVLQQGVTSSKALANKLNDPNIQAFAKAFDFVDNGASTTSSSALVSNVVSRYTENALETDQGQQNPGVQLALYFKQKASSVTSVYGILADKNLLTVVQTALGISPLTRAQPVDTQYRLLSQKLNVKDFQDPKKLDAFISRFAAMYDVNSNNSTSSSSTGSSAANAILLGASDGVVGIDQSLLLQVAGLRASAYFA, from the coding sequence GTGTCGACGATTTCCACCTATCGGCAGATTTCAAGCAATTTGAGCAAGTGGCAGGCAATAGAGGCCAAGAAGCCCGAAGTGTCCGTCGCGACGAAATACTTTCAGGACAATATAGGCAAGGTGAAAAGCGCGCAGGATTTGATCAACAATCCGCGTCTTTTCAACTACGCCATGACAGCCTTTGGGCTCGGCGACCGGACCTACGCCAAAGGCCTCATGAAGCAGGTCTTGCAGCAGGGGGTGACGAGCAGCAAGGCGCTAGCGAACAAGCTCAATGATCCCAATATCCAGGCTTTTGCCAAGGCTTTCGACTTCGTCGACAACGGAGCGAGCACGACGTCGTCGTCCGCACTCGTTTCCAATGTCGTGAGCCGCTATACGGAAAACGCTCTGGAAACGGATCAGGGCCAGCAGAATCCGGGCGTCCAGCTGGCGCTCTATTTCAAGCAAAAAGCCTCTAGCGTCACCAGCGTCTATGGGATACTCGCCGATAAGAATCTTTTGACAGTGGTGCAAACCGCTCTTGGCATTTCGCCGCTCACGCGCGCGCAGCCGGTGGACACGCAGTATCGGCTCTTGAGCCAAAAACTGAACGTCAAGGATTTCCAGGATCCCAAGAAGCTCGACGCCTTCATCTCCCGCTTCGCGGCCATGTATGACGTCAACAGCAACAACTCGACGAGTTCCTCCTCCACGGGATCGAGCGCGGCTAATGCGATCCTGCTCGGCGCCTCGGACGGCGTCGTCGGGATTGATCAGAGCCTTCTACTGCAAGTAGCCGGCCTGAGAGCGTCCGCATATTTCGCATGA
- the ppsA gene encoding phosphoenolpyruvate synthase — MQPSRDTRSPRNAKAGRYVRFFSQIGIADVPLVGGKNASLGEMYRELTAKGLLIPNGFAVTAEAYRHALDYADAWPALKESLQGLNPDDVDDLARRAARAREIVYGAGLPAEVEADIRAALAQLTEEYGAELTVAVRSSATAEDLPSASFAGQHDTYLNIRGEAAMLDSVRHCFASLFTDRAIHYRVDNGFDHFKVFNSVAVMKMVRSDLAASGVIFTIDTETGFKDVVFITGSYGLGENVVQGAVDPDEFYVFKPTYEQGKRGVLKRALGPKKIKMIFSSGRTTTRNIPTDRKERERFCISDDEVLTLAGQAIEIEKHYSAKAGEHRPMDIEWAKDGVDGKLYIVQARPETVASRRDRNVVEEYKVKKHGAVIVEGRAVGAKIAYGKARVIEHSTELSSFVPGEILVADTTSPDWGTVMKSAAAIVTNRGGRTCHAAIVARELGIPAIVGTDQATHVIRTGNLIAVSCAEGDVGKVYEGAIDFNVVKTDIANLARPATHLMMNVGNPDIAFGVSALPNDGVGLARMEFIIAESIKAHPMALVHPERLDAKEREEIERLTSQYTSPSAFFVERLSEGVATIAAAFYPKPVVVRMSDFKSNEYASLLGGRIFEYREENPMIGFRGASRYAHPNYREGFALECAAMKRVRDDLGLTNVKLMIPFCRRIDEANKVISLMGELGLERGKDGLEIYVMCEIPNNVMLIDQFSKYFDGFSIGSNDLTQLTLGVDRDSEIVAFDFDERDEGVKAMIRMAVEGAQRNGRHCGICGQAPSDYPEIAEFLVRLGIDSISLNPDTILRTTTRILELEKTLGRTPKAR, encoded by the coding sequence ATGCAGCCGTCCAGAGATACGCGCTCGCCGAGGAACGCCAAAGCAGGCCGTTATGTCCGTTTCTTTTCGCAGATCGGCATCGCCGACGTGCCGCTCGTTGGCGGCAAGAATGCTTCGCTCGGCGAGATGTACCGCGAGCTGACGGCCAAGGGCCTTTTAATTCCCAATGGTTTCGCCGTCACGGCCGAAGCCTATCGTCACGCGCTCGACTACGCCGACGCGTGGCCAGCGCTGAAGGAGTCGCTGCAAGGCTTGAATCCTGACGATGTCGACGACCTCGCCCGCCGCGCCGCTCGTGCCCGGGAGATCGTCTATGGCGCCGGCCTGCCGGCGGAGGTCGAAGCGGATATTCGCGCAGCGCTCGCGCAGCTGACCGAAGAATATGGCGCGGAGCTGACCGTCGCGGTTCGATCATCTGCGACGGCCGAAGACTTGCCGAGCGCGAGTTTCGCCGGCCAGCACGACACCTATCTCAACATTCGCGGCGAGGCGGCGATGCTCGACTCCGTGCGCCATTGCTTTGCAAGTCTCTTCACCGACCGGGCCATCCATTATCGGGTCGACAATGGATTCGATCATTTCAAAGTCTTCAACTCTGTCGCGGTCATGAAGATGGTGCGCTCGGACCTTGCGGCGTCCGGCGTAATTTTCACCATCGATACGGAAACGGGCTTCAAGGATGTCGTGTTCATCACCGGCTCCTATGGGCTCGGCGAGAATGTCGTGCAGGGCGCGGTAGACCCCGACGAGTTCTATGTCTTCAAGCCGACCTATGAGCAGGGCAAGCGCGGCGTGCTGAAGCGGGCCTTGGGTCCCAAAAAGATCAAGATGATCTTTTCCAGCGGCCGCACAACCACGCGCAACATTCCCACCGACCGCAAGGAGCGGGAGAGATTCTGTATCAGTGATGACGAGGTTTTGACCCTCGCGGGCCAGGCGATCGAGATCGAAAAACATTACAGCGCCAAGGCGGGCGAACATCGCCCGATGGACATCGAATGGGCGAAGGACGGCGTCGACGGCAAGCTCTACATCGTGCAGGCCCGGCCTGAAACCGTCGCATCTCGACGTGACCGCAATGTCGTCGAGGAATATAAGGTCAAGAAACACGGAGCGGTGATCGTCGAAGGCCGTGCGGTCGGTGCCAAGATTGCGTATGGCAAGGCCCGCGTCATCGAGCATTCGACCGAGCTATCGAGCTTCGTTCCAGGCGAGATTCTCGTTGCCGATACCACGTCGCCTGATTGGGGCACGGTGATGAAATCGGCCGCCGCCATCGTCACCAATCGCGGCGGACGCACCTGCCATGCGGCGATCGTCGCGCGCGAGCTAGGCATTCCAGCCATTGTCGGCACGGATCAAGCGACGCATGTCATCCGCACCGGCAACCTCATCGCGGTGAGCTGCGCCGAGGGAGATGTCGGCAAAGTGTATGAGGGCGCGATCGATTTCAACGTCGTCAAGACCGATATCGCCAATCTTGCAAGGCCCGCGACGCATCTGATGATGAATGTCGGCAATCCCGATATCGCTTTCGGCGTTTCGGCGCTGCCCAATGATGGCGTCGGTCTGGCGCGCATGGAGTTCATCATCGCCGAGTCGATCAAGGCGCACCCGATGGCGCTCGTTCATCCCGAACGCCTGGACGCGAAAGAGCGCGAAGAAATCGAGCGACTGACGTCGCAATATACAAGCCCGAGCGCTTTTTTCGTCGAGCGCCTATCCGAAGGCGTCGCGACCATCGCCGCAGCTTTCTACCCCAAGCCCGTCGTCGTGCGCATGTCGGACTTCAAGAGCAATGAATATGCGTCGCTGCTGGGCGGGCGCATTTTCGAGTATCGCGAGGAAAACCCGATGATCGGTTTTCGCGGCGCATCGCGCTACGCTCATCCCAATTATCGGGAAGGCTTTGCGTTGGAATGCGCGGCGATGAAGCGCGTGCGCGACGATCTCGGCCTGACGAACGTCAAATTGATGATCCCCTTCTGCCGGCGCATCGACGAAGCCAATAAGGTCATCTCGCTCATGGGCGAACTGGGCCTCGAGCGCGGCAAAGACGGACTCGAGATTTACGTCATGTGCGAAATTCCAAATAATGTGATGCTGATCGACCAGTTCTCGAAATACTTTGACGGTTTCTCCATCGGCTCGAATGACCTCACCCAGCTTACGCTCGGCGTCGATCGCGATTCAGAGATTGTGGCCTTTGATTTCGACGAGCGCGACGAGGGGGTCAAAGCGATGATTCGCATGGCGGTCGAGGGCGCGCAGCGCAACGGGCGTCATTGCGGCATCTGCGGACAGGCGCCGTCGGACTATCCGGAGATTGCGGAGTTTCTGGTGCGCCTCGGCATCGATTCGATCAGCCTGAACCCCGACACAATATTGCGCACAACAACACGCATTCTGGAGCTCGAAAAGACGCTCGGACGCACGCCAAAAGCGCGCTAG
- a CDS encoding EF-hand domain-containing protein: MVHGVYGVGGSYAPQMMSGASMRMPPAQKMTNLFNQIDVSGTGSISKSQFVQAFQTMKTPAVFKAAGADAVFAALDPANSGSVSKQNFVQGMTKLMTQLRSASDV; the protein is encoded by the coding sequence ATGGTTCACGGTGTTTACGGCGTCGGCGGGAGCTATGCGCCGCAGATGATGTCCGGCGCGAGCATGAGAATGCCGCCCGCGCAGAAAATGACTAACCTGTTCAACCAGATCGACGTCTCGGGAACAGGTTCGATCAGCAAGAGCCAGTTCGTGCAGGCTTTCCAGACCATGAAGACGCCGGCCGTGTTCAAGGCGGCGGGCGCAGACGCGGTCTTTGCGGCGCTCGACCCGGCGAATTCCGGCTCCGTCTCCAAGCAGAATTTCGTCCAGGGCATGACGAAGCTCATGACCCAGCTTCGTTCGGCGTCAGACGTGTAA
- a CDS encoding bactofilin family protein, whose product MATFRPEEEDSVYIGQGAELTGAIKARGSIVIDGSFDGEIDCRHLLVGPTGVVKGKIEVSTADISGYVNAEIAARDLLAVRAMGRVEGKWDCGAIEVTRGGVLNGAAHVAETESGRRVVEELSEKRAAIIEFDETPVMNEPPPELRRVTKLQLRTPLRAPRRSVG is encoded by the coding sequence ATGGCGACGTTCAGGCCGGAAGAGGAAGATTCCGTCTATATCGGACAAGGAGCCGAACTAACGGGCGCGATCAAGGCGCGCGGCAGCATCGTAATCGACGGTTCATTCGATGGCGAGATCGACTGCCGACACCTTCTCGTCGGGCCGACAGGCGTCGTCAAAGGCAAGATCGAAGTGTCTACCGCGGACATATCCGGCTACGTCAACGCCGAGATCGCAGCGAGAGATCTCCTTGCCGTGCGCGCCATGGGTCGCGTCGAAGGCAAATGGGACTGCGGCGCCATCGAGGTGACGCGTGGCGGCGTGCTGAACGGCGCGGCCCATGTGGCGGAGACCGAGAGCGGACGCCGTGTTGTCGAGGAGCTTTCGGAGAAGAGGGCCGCAATCATAGAGTTCGACGAAACACCTGTCATGAACGAGCCGCCGCCCGAGCTGCGCAGGGTAACCAAGCTTCAACTCCGCACGCCGCTGCGCGCGCCGCGCCGCTCGGTTGGGTGA
- a CDS encoding ribose-phosphate diphosphokinase has product MANLSLFALGSSRAFGEAVARTLGVALAPLEDRSFEDGEYKLRPLTSVRGHDAFALFSLHGEAGASSADKLLKLLFFVGAMKDSGAARVTVVAPYLCFSRKDRRTKPRDPITTRYVAQLFEAMRTDGVMTVDVHNIAAFENAFRCETIPLDAHALFACHFEPLIGDAPAAVVSPDLGGEKRAELFRQRLERMLRRPVAKAFMDKTRSEGKVTGEIFAGDVDGRVAIILDDLIAGGGTAARAAAACRVHGAARVFVAATHGVFAKAAAETLRDAPIDGLVITDAVPLREGDATAQALGERLMIVPIAGLFAQAIRRRHENGSITELLAEGPTA; this is encoded by the coding sequence ATGGCCAATCTTTCTCTCTTTGCGCTGGGCTCCAGCCGCGCTTTCGGCGAGGCGGTCGCGAGAACGCTTGGCGTCGCTCTCGCGCCGCTCGAAGACCGCTCTTTCGAAGACGGGGAATATAAGTTGCGCCCGCTCACGAGCGTGCGCGGCCACGACGCCTTTGCGCTCTTCAGCCTGCATGGCGAAGCAGGCGCGAGCAGCGCCGATAAGCTCCTAAAGCTTCTGTTCTTCGTCGGCGCAATGAAGGATTCCGGGGCGGCGCGGGTGACGGTGGTTGCGCCTTATCTCTGCTTCTCACGCAAGGACCGTCGCACCAAGCCGCGCGATCCCATTACGACGCGATATGTGGCGCAGCTCTTCGAGGCGATGCGGACAGACGGGGTGATGACGGTCGACGTCCACAACATCGCGGCTTTTGAAAACGCCTTTCGTTGCGAGACAATTCCACTCGACGCCCATGCGCTTTTCGCGTGCCACTTCGAGCCTTTGATCGGCGATGCTCCGGCCGCTGTCGTCTCGCCCGATCTCGGCGGAGAAAAGCGCGCGGAATTGTTTCGCCAGCGGCTGGAGCGCATGTTGCGGCGTCCAGTCGCCAAGGCCTTCATGGACAAGACGCGTAGCGAAGGAAAGGTAACGGGAGAGATTTTCGCGGGCGACGTCGACGGCCGCGTGGCCATCATACTGGACGATCTGATCGCGGGGGGCGGAACGGCGGCGCGGGCAGCGGCGGCGTGTCGCGTGCATGGCGCGGCGCGGGTTTTTGTCGCAGCGACTCATGGCGTCTTCGCCAAGGCCGCGGCCGAAACGCTGCGGGACGCGCCGATCGACGGGCTTGTGATCACCGACGCCGTTCCTTTGCGCGAAGGCGATGCCACGGCCCAAGCGCTAGGCGAGCGCCTGATGATCGTTCCGATTGCCGGTCTGTTCGCGCAAGCGATCAGGCGGCGTCACGAAAACGGCTCGATCACCGAGTTGCTGGCCGAAGGCCCTACAGCCTGA
- a CDS encoding phosphoribosyltransferase encodes MPFQDRQEAGRRLAGALERFKGPDTVVFALPRGGVPVAAQIAKTLGAPLDLVLVRKIGVPFQPELAMGAIADGGELVVARNEDVIALAGVTETQFHRAVSHETAEIERRRRLYLGGRDRVDAKGRTAIVVDDGVATGATTRAALRAVRARAPKKLILAVPVAPTESLDELRAEADEIICLESHEYFLGVGCYYADFSQTEDNEVIDLLDRYGGGPARD; translated from the coding sequence TTGCCGTTCCAGGATCGTCAAGAAGCCGGTCGGCGGCTCGCCGGAGCGCTCGAGCGCTTCAAGGGTCCGGACACTGTCGTCTTCGCTTTGCCGCGCGGCGGCGTTCCTGTCGCCGCTCAAATCGCCAAGACGCTCGGCGCGCCGCTCGACCTCGTGCTGGTGCGCAAGATCGGCGTTCCCTTTCAGCCCGAGCTTGCGATGGGCGCTATTGCAGATGGCGGCGAGTTGGTCGTCGCTCGCAACGAGGACGTCATCGCGCTCGCGGGCGTGACCGAAACGCAGTTTCACCGTGCCGTCTCGCATGAGACAGCGGAAATCGAGCGACGCCGGCGTCTTTATCTCGGCGGGCGCGACCGCGTCGATGCGAAAGGACGCACCGCGATCGTCGTCGATGACGGCGTCGCGACCGGCGCAACGACGCGCGCGGCGCTCCGGGCGGTCCGCGCCCGCGCACCGAAAAAGCTGATTCTCGCCGTGCCGGTAGCGCCGACAGAGAGTCTCGACGAGCTGCGTGCGGAGGCCGATGAGATAATCTGCCTCGAGTCGCACGAGTATTTTCTGGGGGTCGGCTGCTACTACGCCGATTTCAGCCAGACCGAGGACAACGAAGTCATCGACCTCCTCGATCGCTACGGCGGAGGGCCTGCGCGCGATTGA